One Serpentinicella alkaliphila DNA segment encodes these proteins:
- the rsfS gene encoding ribosome silencing factor gives MLQNTEEMAYKIVKIIDNKLGDNIVMLDISSVSSIGDYFIITSAQSDRQTKAIADEIKHELSEFDIHPAHKEGYNVGRWVLLDYGDIVVHVFHEKDREFYNIEGIWKDAKTINIDKILENNI, from the coding sequence ATGCTTCAAAATACAGAGGAAATGGCCTATAAAATTGTTAAAATAATTGATAATAAGCTTGGTGATAATATTGTAATGCTTGATATAAGCAGTGTGTCATCTATTGGTGATTATTTTATTATTACTAGCGCGCAATCGGACAGACAAACTAAGGCTATAGCTGACGAAATAAAACATGAACTTTCAGAGTTTGACATTCATCCAGCACATAAGGAAGGCTACAATGTTGGCAGATGGGTTTTGCTTGATTACGGAGATATAGTTGTTCATGTATTTCATGAGAAAGATAGAGAATTCTACAATATAGAAGGCATATGGAAGGATGCAAAGACAATAAATATTGACAAAATACTGGAGAATAATATATAA